The genomic interval ATGCCGGGCTTCCGGTTCCGCGAAAGCATCCACACGCCCAGCAACGTCAGGATGGCGCCGTAGCCGGCGTCGTTGAGACAGATGCCGAAGAAAAGCATGTAGAAGGGAGCGAAAAAGGGCGTGAGGTCCATCGTTCCGTATTTCGGCCGGGCGTACATGTCGCCCACCAGTTCGAACACGCGGGCGAACCGGTTGTTCTTCAGCTTCACGGGCGTATCGTCCCCGGGCTCGGGATCGCCCTTGAGATAGACCACGCCGGGATAGGCTTCGAGCAGGGCATCCACCCTGTCGGAGGTCTCCTTCTCGGCCCAGCCCTCCATGACCACCAGCCGGCCTTCGGCCTCGGCGTGCGCCGTGGCCTTCACGCGCGCGCCTTGCAGCCGTTCCCGGAGCGACGCGGCGTATCCGACGAGCAGCCGCTCCGATACGGCCACGCGCGAAAATTCGGCGTCGAGGCGCGCCAGTCCGGCCCGGGCCTCCGCGATGCGGCGCTCGGCCTCGCGGATGTCCATGCCGGGCGCCTTCATCTCCTGCGCATCGAGCGGAATCTCCTCGCCCGGAGCCGCCACGACGACGAACCACACGGCAGCGTCCGACCGGCCGATCTCGGCCAGGGCATACTGCGCGGACCATCCGGCCGCATTCTTGTCGAAAAGGTTGCGCTGCGTCGAGAAATAGCGCAGCACCACCCCGTCGGCGGCCAGCGCCCCGACACGCGCCGGGTCGAAAGCCCCCCACGGGCGCAGCTCCTCGGCAGCCTTCTCCAGCCGGCCGATCTCGGCCTGCAGGGCGGCGGCTTCGCGCTGCGCCGCGGCATAACGTGCATACGCCTCCTCGCCCGAAGCGAACGGCGCGGCCTGCGCGTCGAAGCGTCCTGCGTCCGCACGGAACGTCTTCAGGAACTCGGCGGCCCGGGCGCAGCCCTCAATGTCGAGCATCAGTTGGCGATCCTCCTCCGAAGGCTCCCAGCCCGTCGTGGTGATGTCCACCAGCCCCAGTTCGCGCAGCCGCCCGATGAAATCGTCGCTCTGCGCCGCATAGAGCACAAAAGCGTATTTGGACATTTTCGCGATCATAGCATTGCGCCCTCCCCGGCGGCCTGTTGCTTGGTTTTCACGATTTTCTGGGCGGATTTCGAGAGATTCTCCTCATCCTCCATGAAGCGCTTGATCTTCCGGATGGCATCCTCGTAGCCGGGAATCTGCACCTTCTCGTAGAGATTCACCTTCTGCGTGGTCTTGCGGCGCGCGAAGTCCAGCAGCTCCATCTTCCGACTGTAAACCTCGTACTCGATGCCCAGCCGGGCCATGCGTTTGAGCAGGTCGATCCCGGCGGCGAACCACACGGGCGACGAAAAGAGATCGTAGGGCTTTTCCTCGAAAAGCACCTCCCGCAATACGGGCGTACGCACGCCCGCGATCTTCTGCGTGTCGAGCTCCACGTCGTCCACCCGCAGCAGTCCGGCGTCGAATTCGCCCCAGAGCGCGGTCATGTAGTCGTACTCGGCCCTGAGGGCGTCGAGCCGGCGGCGCAGTTCGCCCGCCGCGTCCTTCGCCCGCTTGACCTCGGTACGCAGAGCCGATTCCTTGCTCTTGATCGTCGGGAGAGCCTTCTGCCGCATCTTCAGTTGCTTGCCCAGCTCGCCCAGCGAGGTTTTGTTATACTGAAATTTGATTGCCATAGCTTTCTATTTTTCCGAATCACGCTGCCGCCGCCCGACCGCGCCCGTCACGAGCGTCCCCACGCCGGGACTGACGGCCGCCGTCAGTGCGGACGTGCCGTGCGATCGTCCGGGCAGACCGTCCTCCGTCACGAGAAACGGCCCCCGGGCCGGCACCGGAATGACTGCCGACTGCGCCAGACCACAGGCCCGGCGGTTGCGTCTTCCTCCGCCCGTTCTCCCGTCCATCGCCGTGCCGCGTTGCATCCGCTCAGACGGTCTTCGGCCAGTACTTGGCCACCAGTTCGCTCTTGATCGCCACCTCCTCCTCGGAGAAGTACTCGGCGAAGAGCCTCCACGCCGTGTCGAGCATCTCCGTGATGCCGATATTGACGTCGATGGCCAGCAGTTTCTCCGAATAGTCGCGGGCGAAGTTGAGCGTGCGCTCGTCGTAGTCCGACAGGTCGAAGCCGTTCTCGAGTTTCGTCTTGGCATTGGCCGCATCGGCGTAGAGGCGCACGCAGGCGTTCATCACCTGCGGATGGTCCTCGCGGGTCTTCTTGCCGATGACCAACTGCTTCAGACGCGACAGCGAACGGAACGGGTCCACGATGACCTTGCCCGTATCGGAGTCGTTGCGCAGGAACAACTGGCCCTCGGTGATGTAACCCGTGTTGTCGGGGATGGCGTGCGTGATGTCGCCGCCCGAGAGGGTCGTCACGGCGATGATCGTGATCGAACCGCCGTTGGGCAACTGCACGGCCTTCTCGTAGATCTTCGCCAGATCCGAATAGAGCGAACCGGGCATCGAGTCCTTCGAGGGAATCTGATCCATACGGTTCGAGACGATGGCCAGCGCATCGGCATAGAGGGTCATGTCCGTGAGCAGCACCAGCACCTTCTCGCCCTTGTCCACGGCGAAGTACTCGGCGGCCGTGAGGGCCATGTCCGGCACGAGCAGCCGCTCGACGGGCGGGTTCTCGGTCGTATTGACGAACGAGACGATGCGGTCCAGCGCACCGGCGTTCTCGAAGACCGATTTGAAGTAGAGGAAGTCGTCGTTCGTGAGGCCCATGCCGCCCAGGATGATCTTGTCGGCCTTGGCGCGCAGCGCCACGTTGGCCATCACGGCGTTGTAGGGCTGGTCGGGATCGGCGAAGAAGGGAATCTTCTGCCCCGTGACGATCGTATTGTTCAGGTCGATGCCGGCGATGCCCGTGGCGATCAGCTCCGAAGGCTGGATGCGCTTGAAGGGATTGACCGTCGGGCCTCCGATCTCGCGCTCCTCGCCCTCGACGGTCTCCCCGCCTTCGAGCGGCTCGCCGTAGGCGTTGAAGAAGCGGCCGGCCAGGTTGTCCGAGACGCGCAGCTTCGGGGGCTCGCCGTGGAAGACGACCTCGGAGTCCGTAGCCACTCCCTCGGTCCCGGCGAAGACCTGAAGCGTCACGTTCTCGCCCATAATCTTCACCACCTGCGCCAGCTTGCCGCCCACGGTGGCCAGCTCGTCGTTGCCCACGCCCGAAGCGCGGAGCGTCACGGTCGCCTTGGTGATGTTGTCAATCTTGGTGTATATCTTCTGAAATGCTCGTGTTGTCATGGCTTATTTCGTTTTTGCGTCCACATACGCTTCGATCTGCTTGCGGTAGTCCTCGAATTTCTCGGACTTCCACTCCGAATAGTTCATCTGTCGGAAGAGGTTGATCAACCCCTTGAAGAACTGCGAGCACTCCTCGAAATCGGCGAAGCCGAACGATTTCCGGCAGACGTCCAGCACCATTTCGTACATCATCTTCTGGCGTTCGATCGGACAGTTGGCGTCGATGTCGTCGAAGGCGTCCTGCTGCAGGATCACGAAGTCGATCAGCTCCGACTTCCAGAACCGCTCGTGGTACTCGACCGGTACGCCGTCGTCGCCCAGAATGTTGATCTGGTCGTTGGCCTCCTTGCCGCGCTGCACGATGGTCTTGCCCGCATAGACCCGATCGACCCACTCCTTCTCGATATGCTCGTCGAGGTAGGCGCGGATCTCGGGGTATTCGAGGTATTTCGAGTAGGACTCCAGCGGATCGATGGCCGGGTAGCGCTTCGAGTCGGCGCGTCCCTGCGAGAGGGCGTAGAAACAGCGCGCGGCTTTCTTGGTCGATTCGGTCACAGGCTCCTTGAGGTTGCCGCCCGCGGGCGACACCGTTCCGAGGAAGGTCACCGAACCGGTCCGGCCGTTGTTGAGCGTCACCAGTCCGGCGCGCGAGTAGAAGTTCGAAATGATCGCCGAAAGGTCCATCGGGAAGGCGTCCTGACCGGGCAACTCCTCCAGGCGGTTCGACATTTCGCGCAGCGCCTGCGCCCAGCGCGACGTGGAGTCGGCCATGACGAGCACCTTGAGGCCCATCGCCCGGTAGTACTCTCCGATGGTCATGCCCGTATAGACCGACGCCTCGCGCGCGGCGACGGGCATGTTCGACGTGTTGCAGATGATGATCGTGCGCTCCATGAGCTTGTGCCCCGTGCGGGGATCGACCAGCTCGGGGAACTCCTTGAAGATCTCGACCACCTCGTTGGCGCGCTCGCCGCAGGCCACCATGATGATGATGTCGGCGTCGGCCTGTTTCGAAATGGCGTGCTGGAGCACCGTCTTGCCCGCGCCGAACGGTCCGGGAATGAAGCCCGTGCCGCCCTCGGCCATCGGGTTGAAGGTGTCGATGGCGCGCACGCCCGTCTCCATGACACGCGACGGACGCGGCTTTTCGCGGTAACAGCGCACGGCCTGCTTGACGGGCCACCGCTGCACCATCGTGATGTCGTGGTCGCACCCCTCGGCATCGGTCACGACGGCCACGATGTCGGTCACCCGGTACTTGCCGGCCGCGGCGACGCTCTTCACCGTGTAGGTGTCGGTCATCGCGAAGGGGACCATGATCTTGTGCATGACCCACTGCTCCTTGACCTCGCCCAGCCACGACGCGGCCGTGACCCGGTCGCCGGCGGCGGCCAGCGGCGTGAACTCCCATTCGGCCCCGAAGTCGATGGGGTCGGTGACCGAGCCGCGGGCGATGAACAGTCCGTCCATCTTCTCCAGGTCGTTCTGCAAACCGTCGTAATTGCGCGACAGCAGGCCCGGGGCGAGCGTCGCCTCGAGCATGTGGCCCTCGAACTCGACGCGGTCGCCGATCTTCAGGCCGCGGGTGCTGTCGAAAACCTGCACATAGGCCGCATCGCCTATGACCTTGATGACCTCGGCCATCATTCTGGTATCTCCCGTGTGAACGTAGCAGATCTCGTTCTGCGCCACGGCGCCGTCGGCCTTGACGATCACGATGTTGGAAATGATACCGTTTACGCTTCCCGTTGTTTTCATCGTATCTTTCATTGTTTATTTTCAATCAGTTTCCGCCCGTCGAGCGCCTCGACGAGCCGCGCGAACATTTCGCGTCCGTGCGCCGGGTCGAGCCGCGACCAGCGGGCCACCAGATTCACCCGCACCAGGTAGGAGAGGATGGCGTCGATGTCGAAATAGTCGAACGCGGCCAGCTCCTCGGCCTCCCGCCAGCGGATACGGTCGATCTTGCGCTCCTTCTCGACGAGGTTCGCCTCCTCGTTCACGGCGGCGATCACGGCGTCGATATAGGGAAGCTCGCCCCGCAGCCCGAAATCCGACGCGGAGCTGCGCTGCAACTGTTCGGCCACGTCGCCTCCGCCCACGACCGCCTCCCCGACATTGCGGCCAGCGGCCCGTGCCGAGACGGCTGCGGCGATGTTGCGCAGCGTCCGGTCGAACTCCGACCAGGCGCGCAGGAAGTCGCCCCCGGCGCGTTCGCAGGCGGCGTAATAGGCCCCGAAGAGCGCCCGTTCGAAACGCTGCGCCGTATCCACCTGTTCGGCATCCTCGCCTTCGGGATCGGCGTAGGCGCGCACGACGCGGGCGACGGCTTCGGGCAGGCGCTTCGGGGATTTCAGCTCCGCCGCCAGCTCCTCGCGCGTCAGCAGCCCCAGGGGGTTGTGCGCCGCGCGTCCCGCACGCAGGGCGGCGAGGTTCTCGCAGTCGTAGTAGCCGTAGAGCAGACGCACCTGCTTCGCATCGCGCGCCGACACTCCGTCGAGAATCTCGGCGACGATCGCGCGGGCGTCGAAGCCCTTCGTATCGGCGTCGAGCGCATACTCCCGCAGTCCGGCCACCAGGCAGTAATAATCGCTTCCGAACATGACCCTGCTATGCCTTGAACAACATGCGGGAAACCTTCTCGCGCAGGTACTCCGAAAGGAGCGCCTCGAGGTCGGCGTCGGAGAACGAAATGTAGTAGCCGCCCTCCTTCGGACCCACCTTGAAGCCCGTCTTCACCTGCTTCGACCAGCCCACTTCGACGCCTGCCGAGAGCAGCTCCTTCGCGCAGGCGTCGAACGCCTTGTCGAGCTGCGCACGCTCCGCCTCGGGCAGCAGGGCCGTCAGCTCCACCCTGCCCGACGCGTCGCCCGTCCAGTTCTTCGCCATCGAGAGCAGCATCCCGCGGATGAACTCCGGATCGAGAGCCGTGCGTTTCACCCCTTCGGACGTAGCTTCGGCGACGATCAGCGAAGCGATCTCCGACTTGATCTTCGCAACGGCCTGCCGGCCCGCCAGCGCGACCTCCGTCAGGATGTTCTTTCCCGCATCCTCGGCCTCGGCCCGGGCGCGACTGACGATCTCCGCGGCCTCGCTCCGGGCGTCGGAGACGATCTTTTCGGCTTCCCTGCGGGCGTCGGCCACCAGCTTGTCCGCCTCGGCGCGCCCCTTCTCCAGCCCCTCGTCGTAGAGTTTCCGGGTCAGTTCCTGAAGTTTGTTTTCCATAGCGTTATTTAGTTTTGATTATCGTTTCTCAAATTTCGCACACAAATATATAAAAGATTCCCGGATAACCTCGTTTTCGGGCGATAATTTATCTGATTTTGACAATTTTGCAGAACAAAATGCACCATCGGGGACACAAAACGGCCGGCGGAGAATCCCGCCGGCCGCACAGCGTCTCCCGGGCGCAGGGCTACTCCTCCGCGGCGATCACGACCGCCGTGGGAATCCGCCGCTCGACGATCGCCGCTCCCGCAGGATCGGTCCCCTCGGTGTCGCTCGGCATGTTGAGCACCTTTCCCTCCCTTCCGACGAAGGTCGAGGAGCCGCCGCCGTCGAGATTGACCGCCTCCGTACAGCCCAGCGAAATCAGTTTGTCGGCCAGTTCGGGCAGCGTGAATCCCTTGCTGCCCCGCTTGTTGCGGCCGTCGCACACCAACACGACCAGTTTGCCGTCCGCCGTCGCGCCGATCGCCGTGCGCGGCTGGCGCGAAAGGCCCGAGACACCGCCGTGGTCCAGCACCTCGCGCCAATAGCTCTCCTCGGCGACATTCTTCCCGTCGCGGACCAGCATCGGGCCCGCACCGACAGCCTGCCGCACCTCCCAGCGGCGGCCGCCTTCGGTGAGCGAGCTGGGCGGCGCGGACATGAACGTCCCGGTGCGCTCGTCGTTGCCCAGCGGCGAAGGAAAGGCATAGGGCTGTCCGCCCTCGTCCCGCACGCAATAGGCCCACACCGCCTCGAAAGAGCCGTCGGCCGACTGCCCGAAGGCAGCCCGCACGGGATAGTAAACCGTGGGAGGCTCCGTTTTCCGGTAGAGGTCCTCCTGCGCGGCGAGCGACCGGAGCTCCCCGTCGGCGACCAGCAGGCTCACGGAGGTCGTGCCGCCGAAGAAGCCGCCGTTCACCACGACACAGGGCACGCCCTTGCCCGACGCGGCGAAATCGGCGAAGTACTCCGTCGGTCTCTTGGCCGCGGAGAACTGCGGACAAAAGCGCAGTTTGGGATTGGCTTTCAGATCGGCCACGGCATAAAAGCCGAGACACTGTCCGCCGCCGGAAAGATCGTCCGCAAAAGCCTCGACCGTCAGTCCTGCGGGATAACCGTCCGATCCGGAGGGTTCGTCGCCTCCGTCCGGCTCGTTCCCGCCCGTCCCGCCGTTCCCGGACAGGGGCGGCGGAGTCTGGTGGTCGCCGCCTTCGCACGACACGAAGACGCCACCCGTCAAAACAGCCGCCAGCAACAGGCGGCAAAGCATGTGTTTTCGTTTCATTATCGGTATTCGAATTAGACGGGGTAAATATAATAAAATAATTTTTCGAATCTTTCCGATATTGTAAATAAATTTACTTGAGTTCGCTCCGCGGAAACCGACCGCCGAATCCCGCCCCGACGGCAGCGCGGCGGCAGAACACCGCCGCATACCGCTCTCTCCGGACACGGAACCGGGCCGGGCCGGAGAAACGGGCTCCGGAAGAACGGAACCCGGGCCGGACGGAAATCGGATGAGACCAAGACCGGAGAAAGTCCGGCAGGGCGCGGACGACGATTATAACATAGGTATCGGCACGCATTCGGCGCCCCGCATGACGGAAACGCCCCCGCTTTGCATGAAAGCGGGGGCGTCCGTATCGCAGAAGATGCGGATCAGTAGAATCCGAGGGCCTTGCTGCGGGCCAGCAGGCACGCACCGATAACCCCGGCGCGCTCGCCCAGCGTCGAAAGCTTGATCTGCGTATCCTTATAGACGAGCATCAACGAATACTTATTGACCGCCGTGCGCACGGGCAGCATCAGCGACTCCCCGGCCACAGAGAGCAGGCCGCCGATGACGATCATCTCGGGATTGAACATGTTGATAAGTCCGGCGATGGCCTTGCCCAGCGTATGCCCGACCGATTCGAGAATCTCGATGGCCAGCACGTCCTCCTTCAGCACGGCGTCGAGAATATCCTTCAGGGTGATCTCCTCGCCCTTGTTGAACTTCTCGGAGAGCATCGACACGCTGCCCGAACGCAGCTTCTCCAGGAAAAGGCGGTGCAGCGCCGAACCCGAAGCCCCCGTCTCGAGGCAGCCGCGCTTGCCGCAGCGGCAGATGATCTCGTTGTCGAGCAGCGGGAAATGGCCGAACTCGCCCGAGAAGCCCGACTTGCCGTAAAAGACCTTGCCGTCGAGAATCATGCCCAGCCCCAGGCCCCACGAGGCGTTGATATAGAGCATCGTCTTCTCGCTGTGCGCATCGCCGTACATGTATTCGCCGTAGGTGGCCGCGCGCGTGTCGTTCTCGATATAGACCGTGCAGCCCAGCCGCTCGCCGAGCAGCACCGTCAGCGGCTGCTCCTCGACGAAGAAGTAACTGTAACTGTACCCCGTCTGCGAATTGACGCGGCCCGAAATATTCACGCCGACGGCCAGCACCTTGTCGTGGGGAATCTTGTGCCCGTCGATGAAGCCGCGGATGATGTCGCAGAGCCGGTCGAGCGAATGGGGGTCGTTGTCCATCAGGAAATCGACGGTCGTATCGGCGAGCAACTGCCCCTTGAAATTGACGACCGCGAGCACCACCGAGTCGGTCCGTATCTCCACGCCGACGAAATAACCCGCATAGGGATTCAGGCCGTAGATGTTGGGTCTCCGGCCTCCGGCCGTGCCCTGCTCGCCGAAATTGTGGACGAAGCCCTCCTCGATCAACTCGCCGATGAGTTTCGTCACGGTCGGCACGCTCAGATTGACGGCCCGGCTCAGATCCGTAATGCTCGAATCGCCGCTGAAAATGTACTGCCGGATAATCTGTTGTTTGAGAATCGCGTTTTTGTTGCCTTCCGTAGCCTGCTTCAGAAACGAACTGGTCATATTTCCGTTTTGTTTAATTTGCGTTTTCCATGGTAAAGTTACCAATTAAAATGCAAACAGCCAAAAGAATCCGGCGAAAACGACGGCGAAACGAACCGGACCGGACACCCGGAAAGACTTTTTCCGGCAAATACGGAGGCGGAATCCGGAAAGATTCCGCCGGTCCGGGCAGTTCCGAACCGTATAATTTTATCACGAAGCGCTTTCAGAATAAAATTTATTACAATAATTATTTGCAGAAATAATATTTGTTGCTATTTTTGTTTCCGATTTACCCGGAGCGAGGGCCGAAAAATACCTCTGTCCCGACCGGAACGCCTATTTTTTATAAAGACACCGCGCATGAACCGTAAGGATTTTCACCGGCCCCGACCGGCCGGAACCGCCGCACGCACGGAGACGCCCCTGCCTCCGGCCGGCGCTGCGGAAACGGTCGGAGGCGTTCCGTCCCCGGAACGGAATCACGGAACGGACTCATACCAATCGACACGCAACAACTAACTAAAAAATCATCGGCAGACAGAAAAGACAGAAAAAACGGAACGAAGGCAAAGACGAAAGGGGAGCACGGCTCCCGGACAAGCAAATTCAAACCTATCTATTGACTTATGAGAAATGATTTACAACTGAGATTTTCCGGCCTGCGTCGTGCGACACGGCGTGCGGCGGCATTGTTCGCGGTGCTGCTCATGGGGACCGGAATCACTGTGGCTCAGCAACTTTCCGTATCCGGCCGGGTAACCGGCGCCGAGGGGGGGGGAATTGCGGGAGCTACGGTCGTAGTCAAGGGTGACAACACCCGGGGAACTACGACGGATTCGCAGGGCGCCTACACGCTCGAAGTGAAATCCGGCAACGATATCCTCGTATTCAGTTTCATCGGTTACAAGACCGTAGAAATCCCCGTAAACAACCGGACGACCGTAAACGCCAGCCTGAGCGAAGACGCCACGGAAATGGACGAGGTGGTGGTAGTCGGTTACGGCACGCAGAAGAAACAGTTCCTCGTGGGTTCGGTCTCGTCGGTATCGAACAAGGAGCTGCTCAAGGCCCCGATGACCAACGTGTCGAACATGATGACCGGCAAACTGCCCGGTGTCACGAGTATCCAGCGTTCGGGCCAGCCCGGCAGCGACCAGGCCTCGATCCTGGTCCGCGGCTCCTCCACGTTCAACGATTCGAGCCCGCTCTGTCTGGTGGACGGTGTGGAACGCATGATCAACACGGTCAATCCGAACGACATCGCCTCCATCTCGATTCTCAAGGACGCCGCCACATCGGCGATCTACGGCGTCCGCGGCGCCAACGGCGTCATTCTCATCACGACCAAAAGCGGTTCGGAAGGCGCCACGCAGATCTCCTACGACGGTTCGGTGACCTTCTCCACGAACACCGCGCTTCCCGAATTCCTCAACGCCCAAGACTACATCGGCTGGCACAACAAAGCCCGCGAAATGGACGGGCTCGCTCCCGTGTGGACCGACGAGGTGATCGCCAAGATGAAGGCCGACGGAACCTACGGCGAAACGGACTGGGTGGACCTGCTCTTCAAGAACTACGGCTTCACCCACCAGCACAACATCTCCGCGACGGGCGGCAACGACCGGATCAAGCACTACACGAGCGTCGGACTGATGAATCAGGACGGTATCGTGCCGAACACCTCCTACAAACGGTTCAACATCCGGTCGAACATCGACGCAAAGATCGCCCGCAACCTCAGCTTCTCGATGAACGTGAGCGGATTCCGTGAGAACAAGAATGCGCCGGGATACCCGATCACCAACCAGTACGACTTCAACCCGATCATGCAGGCCTTCTACGCCCTGCCGATCATCGCCCCCACCTACAAGGGACTGCCGCAGGGCTACATGAACGGCTCCTACACCCAGCAGCCGGTGGCCGCCGTGGAGCAGAGCGGTTATATCCGCGACACCCGCTGGCAGTTCGAGGGCAACGCCAAGCTGGAGTACGACTTCGGCAGCATCGAGGCGCTCCAGGGCCTGAAGGCCGGCGTATTCGTCGCCTACGACTACTCCAATTCGACGAACCGCAACTTCAACCGGTCGTTCAACCTCATGTCCTTCTCGTCCTCCACGTTCGAATCGACCCAAGTGACGGCATCGGGAATCAACCTGCTGAGTTCGTTCAGCAAATCCGCGTCGTGGGGCGACAGTTTCACGGTCCGTCCGACGATCACCTACGAGCGCGAGTTCGGCGGCAAGCACAACGTCAGCGCCCTGTTCCTCTACGAGCAGAAGAAGGGTTACTCGGATACGATGACCGGCCGCAAGAACGGCTACTACGCCGACTATCCGGTCGATCTCTCGCTCGGTTCGACCTGGGAAGGCATCGACGTTCCGGTCAGCGGCTCCTTCAGCGATACGGGCATCGCCAGCTTCGCGGGCCGCATCAGCTATGCCTACGACCGGAAATACCTCGCCGAGTTCACCTTCCGTGCCGACGGTTCGTACAAGTTCGCGCCGCATAACCGCTGGGGCTTCTTCCCCTCGGTCGCCCTCGGATGGGTCGTGTCCGAAGAGAATTTCTTCAAAAAGGCGCTGCCCAAGGTGGACTTCCTCAAACTCCGCGCATCGTACGGCGAACTGGGTGCGGACGACACGTCGGCATGGCTCTACATGCAGAGCTACTCGACGACGGCCCCCAGCTTCAGCTATATCGTGGGCGGCACGGGGCATACGGCCTACTACACGAGCAACTACGTCTATGACAACCTCACCTGGTCGCGCACGCACAGTTTCAACGTCGGCTTCGACTTGTCGGTATGGGAAGGCAAGCTGGGCGTGGAGTTCGACTGGTTCTACAAGCTGACGGACCACATCCTCGAACAGGTGGCCGGATCGTACGCTCCGTCGCTGGGCGGCAACGTCCCCTCGTACATGAACTCGGGTAAAATGGACAACCGCGGTTTCGAGCTGGTGCTCAAGCACAACAACCACTTCTCCAGCGGCTGGCGCTACTCGCTGACCGGAAGCCTCTCGTGGGCCCGCAACAAGGTG from Alistipes dispar carries:
- a CDS encoding ROK family transcriptional regulator, yielding MTSSFLKQATEGNKNAILKQQIIRQYIFSGDSSITDLSRAVNLSVPTVTKLIGELIEEGFVHNFGEQGTAGGRRPNIYGLNPYAGYFVGVEIRTDSVVLAVVNFKGQLLADTTVDFLMDNDPHSLDRLCDIIRGFIDGHKIPHDKVLAVGVNISGRVNSQTGYSYSYFFVEEQPLTVLLGERLGCTVYIENDTRAATYGEYMYGDAHSEKTMLYINASWGLGLGMILDGKVFYGKSGFSGEFGHFPLLDNEIICRCGKRGCLETGASGSALHRLFLEKLRSGSVSMLSEKFNKGEEITLKDILDAVLKEDVLAIEILESVGHTLGKAIAGLINMFNPEMIVIGGLLSVAGESLMLPVRTAVNKYSLMLVYKDTQIKLSTLGERAGVIGACLLARSKALGFY
- a CDS encoding V-type ATP synthase subunit A, which codes for MKTTGSVNGIISNIVIVKADGAVAQNEICYVHTGDTRMMAEVIKVIGDAAYVQVFDSTRGLKIGDRVEFEGHMLEATLAPGLLSRNYDGLQNDLEKMDGLFIARGSVTDPIDFGAEWEFTPLAAAGDRVTAASWLGEVKEQWVMHKIMVPFAMTDTYTVKSVAAAGKYRVTDIVAVVTDAEGCDHDITMVQRWPVKQAVRCYREKPRPSRVMETGVRAIDTFNPMAEGGTGFIPGPFGAGKTVLQHAISKQADADIIIMVACGERANEVVEIFKEFPELVDPRTGHKLMERTIIICNTSNMPVAAREASVYTGMTIGEYYRAMGLKVLVMADSTSRWAQALREMSNRLEELPGQDAFPMDLSAIISNFYSRAGLVTLNNGRTGSVTFLGTVSPAGGNLKEPVTESTKKAARCFYALSQGRADSKRYPAIDPLESYSKYLEYPEIRAYLDEHIEKEWVDRVYAGKTIVQRGKEANDQINILGDDGVPVEYHERFWKSELIDFVILQQDAFDDIDANCPIERQKMMYEMVLDVCRKSFGFADFEECSQFFKGLINLFRQMNYSEWKSEKFEDYRKQIEAYVDAKTK
- a CDS encoding V-type ATP synthase subunit I, yielding MIAKMSKYAFVLYAAQSDDFIGRLRELGLVDITTTGWEPSEEDRQLMLDIEGCARAAEFLKTFRADAGRFDAQAAPFASGEEAYARYAAAQREAAALQAEIGRLEKAAEELRPWGAFDPARVGALAADGVVLRYFSTQRNLFDKNAAGWSAQYALAEIGRSDAAVWFVVVAAPGEEIPLDAQEMKAPGMDIREAERRIAEARAGLARLDAEFSRVAVSERLLVGYAASLRERLQGARVKATAHAEAEGRLVVMEGWAEKETSDRVDALLEAYPGVVYLKGDPEPGDDTPVKLKNNRFARVFELVGDMYARPKYGTMDLTPFFAPFYMLFFGICLNDAGYGAILTLLGVWMLSRNRKPGMMRQAAWFATLCGAMTVAFGLLCGSFFGINMKEWFPGIPFFDFQGRFFSIALAIGMVQILFGMLLKVVMISSTAGFRHSLASLGWLLVLLGASVAGGLPMLDPAWTIPFYTPSSPAFYATLGAGAVLMLFFNSPGRNPFVNFGLGLWDTYNNLTGILSDVLSYIRLFAIGLSGGILATVFNALADGFVPEGANIVVRLLVMVPILLVGHGINLFMSTISSFVHPMRLTFVEFYKNAGFEMSMRSFEPLRKMDDSENQ
- a CDS encoding V-type ATP synthase subunit D, producing MAIKFQYNKTSLGELGKQLKMRQKALPTIKSKESALRTEVKRAKDAAGELRRRLDALRAEYDYMTALWGEFDAGLLRVDDVELDTQKIAGVRTPVLREVLFEEKPYDLFSSPVWFAAGIDLLKRMARLGIEYEVYSRKMELLDFARRKTTQKVNLYEKVQIPGYEDAIRKIKRFMEDEENLSKSAQKIVKTKQQAAGEGAML
- a CDS encoding DUF2764 family protein, translating into MFGSDYYCLVAGLREYALDADTKGFDARAIVAEILDGVSARDAKQVRLLYGYYDCENLAALRAGRAAHNPLGLLTREELAAELKSPKRLPEAVARVVRAYADPEGEDAEQVDTAQRFERALFGAYYAACERAGGDFLRAWSEFDRTLRNIAAAVSARAAGRNVGEAVVGGGDVAEQLQRSSASDFGLRGELPYIDAVIAAVNEEANLVEKERKIDRIRWREAEELAAFDYFDIDAILSYLVRVNLVARWSRLDPAHGREMFARLVEALDGRKLIENKQ
- a CDS encoding V-type ATP synthase subunit B is translated as MTTRAFQKIYTKIDNITKATVTLRASGVGNDELATVGGKLAQVVKIMGENVTLQVFAGTEGVATDSEVVFHGEPPKLRVSDNLAGRFFNAYGEPLEGGETVEGEEREIGGPTVNPFKRIQPSELIATGIAGIDLNNTIVTGQKIPFFADPDQPYNAVMANVALRAKADKIILGGMGLTNDDFLYFKSVFENAGALDRIVSFVNTTENPPVERLLVPDMALTAAEYFAVDKGEKVLVLLTDMTLYADALAIVSNRMDQIPSKDSMPGSLYSDLAKIYEKAVQLPNGGSITIIAVTTLSGGDITHAIPDNTGYITEGQLFLRNDSDTGKVIVDPFRSLSRLKQLVIGKKTREDHPQVMNACVRLYADAANAKTKLENGFDLSDYDERTLNFARDYSEKLLAIDVNIGITEMLDTAWRLFAEYFSEEEVAIKSELVAKYWPKTV
- a CDS encoding phosphodiester glycosidase family protein encodes the protein MKRKHMLCRLLLAAVLTGGVFVSCEGGDHQTPPPLSGNGGTGGNEPDGGDEPSGSDGYPAGLTVEAFADDLSGGGQCLGFYAVADLKANPKLRFCPQFSAAKRPTEYFADFAASGKGVPCVVVNGGFFGGTTSVSLLVADGELRSLAAQEDLYRKTEPPTVYYPVRAAFGQSADGSFEAVWAYCVRDEGGQPYAFPSPLGNDERTGTFMSAPPSSLTEGGRRWEVRQAVGAGPMLVRDGKNVAEESYWREVLDHGGVSGLSRQPRTAIGATADGKLVVLVCDGRNKRGSKGFTLPELADKLISLGCTEAVNLDGGGSSTFVGREGKVLNMPSDTEGTDPAGAAIVERRIPTAVVIAAEE